The Humulus lupulus chromosome 4, drHumLupu1.1, whole genome shotgun sequence genome has a window encoding:
- the LOC133830697 gene encoding ninja-family protein AFP3-like: MAEVNSVIKIGQTEFCRQKYETPSNGLWRFSPEQTNQGETQLFLSSEEPDLNLGLSLNGLYARSSKEKNLIRSSSSVAGFLAQDRVLGYSTHRQEGSFLSLSRSCSLPAETNETAIKLRDLQTMRRMAAKKRLVEKQRNCREALDEDKPPLAPAPAPETAAWAAASAAKSAALSRAISKIKTQGYVSSNYRQLEGHEFLTSARDSTESNSRHEQRYAVEPPMVASSEEVTGDRSVESSDNEPKHSPLKKLKVSNGIKAMDNWMDVMNRMPSVTTTGDGPNGRRIEGFLYKYTKGQVSIVCVCHGSFLSPAEFVRHAGGKEVVNPMKHIHVCTAYRL; encoded by the exons ATGGCTGAAGTGAACAGTGTAATCAAGATTGGTCAAACTGAGTTTTGTAGACAGAAATACGAAACCCCGTCAAATGGTTTGTGGAGATTCTCACCGGAGCAGACGAACCAGGGAGAAACTCAGTTATTCCTTAGCTCTGAAGAACCGGACCTCAATCTGGGACTCTCTTTAAACGGACTTTACGCCAGAAGCTCCAAAGAAAAGAATCTGATTCGGTCATCGTCGTCCGTCGCCGGATTTCTCGCTCAAGACCGAGTTCTCGGATACTCCACCCACCGGCAAGAAGGttctttcctttctctctcaagaTCTTGCTCGCTTCCGGCGGAGACGAACGAGACGGCGATCAAGCTCAGGGACTTGCAGACGATGAGAAGAATGGCGGCCAAGAAGAGATTGGTTGAGAAACAGAGAAATTGTAGGGAAGCCCTTGACGAAGATAAGCCTCCTCTGGCACCGGCACCAGCGCCGGAGACGGCAGCTTGGGCGGCCGCTTCTGCAGCGAAAAGCGCCGCACTTAGTCGCGCCATTAGTAAGATCAAAACTCAGGGATATGTATCCAGTAACTATCGACAATTAGAAG GACATGAATTCCTAACTTCTGCTAGAGACAGCACTGAGTCCAATTCGCGACATGAGCAAAGATATGCCGTGGAACCTCCGATGGTTGCCTCCTCAGAGGAGGTGACCGGAGACAGAAGTGTTGAGTCTTCGGACAATGAGCCAAAGCATAGTCCATTGAAGAAGCTCAAAGTTTCAAATGGCATAAAGGCCATGGACAATTGGATGGATGTGATGAACAGAATGCCTAGTGTGACAACCACTGGGGATGGTCCTAATGGGAGGAGAATAGAAGGGTTTTTGTACAAGTACACCAAAGGTCAAGTGAGCATTGTATGTGTTTGCCATGGAAGCTTCCTCTCCCCGGCCGAATTCGTCAGGCATGCCGGAGGCAAGGAGGTCGTGAATCCTATGAAACATATCCATGTCTGCACTGCGTATCGCTTGTAG